The following coding sequences are from one Pelecanus crispus isolate bPelCri1 chromosome 15, bPelCri1.pri, whole genome shotgun sequence window:
- the KCNAB2 gene encoding voltage-gated potassium channel subunit beta-2 isoform X4, whose amino-acid sequence MYPESTTDSPARLSLRQTGSPGMIYSARYGSPKRQLQFYRNLGKSGLRVSCLGLGTWVTFGGQITDEMAEQLMTLAYDNGINLFDTAEVYAAGKAEVVLGNIIKKKGWRRSSLVITTKIFWGGKAETERGLSRKHIIEGLKASLERLQLEYVDVVFANRPDPNTPMEETVRAMTHVINQGMAMYWGTSRWSSMEIMEAYSVARQFNLIPPICEQAEYHMFQREKVEVQLPELFHKIGVGAMTWSPLACGIVSGKYDGGIPPYSRASLKGYQWLKDKILSEEGRRQQAKLKELQAIAERLGCTLPQLAIAWCLRNEGVSSVLLGASNADQLMENIGAIQVLPKLSSSIVHEIDSILGNKPYSKKDYRS is encoded by the exons ATGTATCCCGAATCCACCACTGACTCCCCGGCGCGACTCTCGCTGCGGCAGACGGGCTCCCCAGGGATGATTTACAG CGCGAGGTATGGGAGCCCCAAGCGCCAGCTCCAGTTCTACAG GAACCTCGGGAAGTCTGGGCTGCGCGTGTCCTGCCTGGGCCTGG GGACATGGGTGACTTTCGGAGGGCAAATCACAGACGAG ATGGCGGAGCAGCTGATGACTTTAGCCTACGACAATGGCATTAATCTCTTCGACACGGCAGAAGTCTACGCCGCCGGCAA GGCCGAGGTCGTGCTGGGGAACATCATCAAGAAGAAAGGGTGGAG acGGTCCAGCCTGGTCATCACCACCAAAATCTTCTGGGGAGGAAA gGCCGAGACGGAGAGGGGCCTGTCCCGAAAGCACATCATAGAAG GTCTGAAGGCGTCGCTGGAGCGGCTGCAGCTGGAGTACGTGGACGTGGTGTTCGCCAACCGGCCCGACCCCAACACACCGATGGAAG AGACGGTGCGAGCCATGACCCACGTCATCAACCAGGGGATGGCCATGTACTGGGGGACCTCGCGCTGGAGCTCCATGGAGATTATG GAGGCGTACTCGGTGGCCCGGCAGTTCAACCTGATCCCGCCAATCTGCGAGCAGGCTGAGTACCACATGTTCCAGCGGGAGAAGGTGGAGGTGCAGCTTCCCGAGCTCTTCCACAAGATAG GCGTCGGAGCCATGACCTGGTCCCCGCTGGCCTGCGGCATCGTCTCGGGGAAGTACGACGGGGGGATCCCCCCCTACTCCCGCGCCTCACTGAAG GGATACCAGTGGCTGAAGGACAAGATCCTGAGCGAGGAGGGCCGGCGGCAGCAGGCGAAGCTGAAGGAGCTGCAGGCCATCGCCGAGCGCCTGGGCTGCACCCTGCCGCAGCTCGCCATCG CCTGGTGCCTGCGCAACGAGGGCGTCAGCTCCGTCTTGCTGGGTGCCTCCAACGCCGACCAGCTGATGGAGAACATAGGAGCAATACAG GTCCTTCCGAAGCTGTCGTCTTCCATCGTCCACGAGATCGATAGCATCCTGGGCAACAAACCCTACAGCAAGAAGGACTACAGATCCTAA
- the KCNAB2 gene encoding voltage-gated potassium channel subunit beta-2 isoform X2, with protein sequence MQVSFVCSEHSIKSRSAEDRLNRQNAGSPSLGTRGKFRAVAMVARSLGQLSVQNVPSSSESSVKQPGMKYRNLGKSGLRVSCLGLGTWVTFGGQITDEMAEQLMTLAYDNGINLFDTAEVYAAGKAEVVLGNIIKKKGWRRSSLVITTKIFWGGKAETERGLSRKHIIEGLKASLERLQLEYVDVVFANRPDPNTPMEETVRAMTHVINQGMAMYWGTSRWSSMEIMEAYSVARQFNLIPPICEQAEYHMFQREKVEVQLPELFHKIGVGAMTWSPLACGIVSGKYDGGIPPYSRASLKGYQWLKDKILSEEGRRQQAKLKELQAIAERLGCTLPQLAIAWCLRNEGVSSVLLGASNADQLMENIGAIQVLPKLSSSIVHEIDSILGNKPYSKKDYRS encoded by the exons ATGCAGGTCTCCTTTGTGTGCTCCGAGCACAGCATCAAGAGCCGGAGCGCGGAGGACCGGCTGAACCGGCAGAATgccggcagccccagcctcgGCACCCGCGGCAAGTTCCGGGCGGTGGCCATGGTGGCCCGCAGCCTGGGGCAGCTCTCGGTGCAGAACGTCCCCTCCTCCAGCGAGTCCAGCGTCAAGCAGCCGGGGATGAAATACCG GAACCTCGGGAAGTCTGGGCTGCGCGTGTCCTGCCTGGGCCTGG GGACATGGGTGACTTTCGGAGGGCAAATCACAGACGAG ATGGCGGAGCAGCTGATGACTTTAGCCTACGACAATGGCATTAATCTCTTCGACACGGCAGAAGTCTACGCCGCCGGCAA GGCCGAGGTCGTGCTGGGGAACATCATCAAGAAGAAAGGGTGGAG acGGTCCAGCCTGGTCATCACCACCAAAATCTTCTGGGGAGGAAA gGCCGAGACGGAGAGGGGCCTGTCCCGAAAGCACATCATAGAAG GTCTGAAGGCGTCGCTGGAGCGGCTGCAGCTGGAGTACGTGGACGTGGTGTTCGCCAACCGGCCCGACCCCAACACACCGATGGAAG AGACGGTGCGAGCCATGACCCACGTCATCAACCAGGGGATGGCCATGTACTGGGGGACCTCGCGCTGGAGCTCCATGGAGATTATG GAGGCGTACTCGGTGGCCCGGCAGTTCAACCTGATCCCGCCAATCTGCGAGCAGGCTGAGTACCACATGTTCCAGCGGGAGAAGGTGGAGGTGCAGCTTCCCGAGCTCTTCCACAAGATAG GCGTCGGAGCCATGACCTGGTCCCCGCTGGCCTGCGGCATCGTCTCGGGGAAGTACGACGGGGGGATCCCCCCCTACTCCCGCGCCTCACTGAAG GGATACCAGTGGCTGAAGGACAAGATCCTGAGCGAGGAGGGCCGGCGGCAGCAGGCGAAGCTGAAGGAGCTGCAGGCCATCGCCGAGCGCCTGGGCTGCACCCTGCCGCAGCTCGCCATCG CCTGGTGCCTGCGCAACGAGGGCGTCAGCTCCGTCTTGCTGGGTGCCTCCAACGCCGACCAGCTGATGGAGAACATAGGAGCAATACAG GTCCTTCCGAAGCTGTCGTCTTCCATCGTCCACGAGATCGATAGCATCCTGGGCAACAAACCCTACAGCAAGAAGGACTACAGATCCTAA
- the KCNAB2 gene encoding voltage-gated potassium channel subunit beta-2 isoform X3 has translation MQVSFVCSEHSIKSRSAEDRLNRQNAGSPSLGTRGKFRAVAMVARSLGQLSVQNVPSSSESSVKQPGMKYRNLGKSGLRVSCLGLGTWVTFGGQITDEMAEQLMTLAYDNGINLFDTAEVYAAGKAEVVLGNIIKKKGWRRSSLVITTKIFWGGKAETERGLSRKHIIEETVRAMTHVINQGMAMYWGTSRWSSMEIMEAYSVARQFNLIPPICEQAEYHMFQREKVEVQLPELFHKIGVGAMTWSPLACGIVSGKYDGGIPPYSRASLKGYQWLKDKILSEEGRRQQAKLKELQAIAERLGCTLPQLAIAWCLRNEGVSSVLLGASNADQLMENIGAIQVLPKLSSSIVHEIDSILGNKPYSKKDYRS, from the exons ATGCAGGTCTCCTTTGTGTGCTCCGAGCACAGCATCAAGAGCCGGAGCGCGGAGGACCGGCTGAACCGGCAGAATgccggcagccccagcctcgGCACCCGCGGCAAGTTCCGGGCGGTGGCCATGGTGGCCCGCAGCCTGGGGCAGCTCTCGGTGCAGAACGTCCCCTCCTCCAGCGAGTCCAGCGTCAAGCAGCCGGGGATGAAATACCG GAACCTCGGGAAGTCTGGGCTGCGCGTGTCCTGCCTGGGCCTGG GGACATGGGTGACTTTCGGAGGGCAAATCACAGACGAG ATGGCGGAGCAGCTGATGACTTTAGCCTACGACAATGGCATTAATCTCTTCGACACGGCAGAAGTCTACGCCGCCGGCAA GGCCGAGGTCGTGCTGGGGAACATCATCAAGAAGAAAGGGTGGAG acGGTCCAGCCTGGTCATCACCACCAAAATCTTCTGGGGAGGAAA gGCCGAGACGGAGAGGGGCCTGTCCCGAAAGCACATCATAGAAG AGACGGTGCGAGCCATGACCCACGTCATCAACCAGGGGATGGCCATGTACTGGGGGACCTCGCGCTGGAGCTCCATGGAGATTATG GAGGCGTACTCGGTGGCCCGGCAGTTCAACCTGATCCCGCCAATCTGCGAGCAGGCTGAGTACCACATGTTCCAGCGGGAGAAGGTGGAGGTGCAGCTTCCCGAGCTCTTCCACAAGATAG GCGTCGGAGCCATGACCTGGTCCCCGCTGGCCTGCGGCATCGTCTCGGGGAAGTACGACGGGGGGATCCCCCCCTACTCCCGCGCCTCACTGAAG GGATACCAGTGGCTGAAGGACAAGATCCTGAGCGAGGAGGGCCGGCGGCAGCAGGCGAAGCTGAAGGAGCTGCAGGCCATCGCCGAGCGCCTGGGCTGCACCCTGCCGCAGCTCGCCATCG CCTGGTGCCTGCGCAACGAGGGCGTCAGCTCCGTCTTGCTGGGTGCCTCCAACGCCGACCAGCTGATGGAGAACATAGGAGCAATACAG GTCCTTCCGAAGCTGTCGTCTTCCATCGTCCACGAGATCGATAGCATCCTGGGCAACAAACCCTACAGCAAGAAGGACTACAGATCCTAA
- the KCNAB2 gene encoding voltage-gated potassium channel subunit beta-2 isoform X1 — translation MLSMTYSESLRSVASRHLPEWGLPPAPRPADGLELRRLRDVRAAVRAKTLEEFLRMHGLSLADGTARVTGMKYRNLGKSGLRVSCLGLGTWVTFGGQITDEMAEQLMTLAYDNGINLFDTAEVYAAGKAEVVLGNIIKKKGWRRSSLVITTKIFWGGKAETERGLSRKHIIEGLKASLERLQLEYVDVVFANRPDPNTPMEGHPFSSSKSRTFIVEETVRAMTHVINQGMAMYWGTSRWSSMEIMEAYSVARQFNLIPPICEQAEYHMFQREKVEVQLPELFHKIGVGAMTWSPLACGIVSGKYDGGIPPYSRASLKGYQWLKDKILSEEGRRQQAKLKELQAIAERLGCTLPQLAIAWCLRNEGVSSVLLGASNADQLMENIGAIQVLPKLSSSIVHEIDSILGNKPYSKKDYRS, via the exons ATGCTTTCCATGACATACAGCGAGAGCCTGCGCAGCGTGGCCAGCCGGCACCTCCCCGAGTGGGGGCTGCCACCAGCCCCCCGGCCGGCGGATGGGCTGGAGCTGCGGCGGCTGCGGGACGTGCGGGCGGCCGTGCGGGCGAAGACGCTGGAGGAGTTCCTGCGGATGCACGGGCTCTCCCTGGCCGACGGCACCGCCCGCGTCACCGGTATGAAGTACAG GAACCTCGGGAAGTCTGGGCTGCGCGTGTCCTGCCTGGGCCTGG GGACATGGGTGACTTTCGGAGGGCAAATCACAGACGAG ATGGCGGAGCAGCTGATGACTTTAGCCTACGACAATGGCATTAATCTCTTCGACACGGCAGAAGTCTACGCCGCCGGCAA GGCCGAGGTCGTGCTGGGGAACATCATCAAGAAGAAAGGGTGGAG acGGTCCAGCCTGGTCATCACCACCAAAATCTTCTGGGGAGGAAA gGCCGAGACGGAGAGGGGCCTGTCCCGAAAGCACATCATAGAAG GTCTGAAGGCGTCGCTGGAGCGGCTGCAGCTGGAGTACGTGGACGTGGTGTTCGCCAACCGGCCCGACCCCAACACACCGATGGAAG GGCACCCATTTAGTTCCTCCAAGTCCAGGACTTTCATCGTAGAAG AGACGGTGCGAGCCATGACCCACGTCATCAACCAGGGGATGGCCATGTACTGGGGGACCTCGCGCTGGAGCTCCATGGAGATTATG GAGGCGTACTCGGTGGCCCGGCAGTTCAACCTGATCCCGCCAATCTGCGAGCAGGCTGAGTACCACATGTTCCAGCGGGAGAAGGTGGAGGTGCAGCTTCCCGAGCTCTTCCACAAGATAG GCGTCGGAGCCATGACCTGGTCCCCGCTGGCCTGCGGCATCGTCTCGGGGAAGTACGACGGGGGGATCCCCCCCTACTCCCGCGCCTCACTGAAG GGATACCAGTGGCTGAAGGACAAGATCCTGAGCGAGGAGGGCCGGCGGCAGCAGGCGAAGCTGAAGGAGCTGCAGGCCATCGCCGAGCGCCTGGGCTGCACCCTGCCGCAGCTCGCCATCG CCTGGTGCCTGCGCAACGAGGGCGTCAGCTCCGTCTTGCTGGGTGCCTCCAACGCCGACCAGCTGATGGAGAACATAGGAGCAATACAG GTCCTTCCGAAGCTGTCGTCTTCCATCGTCCACGAGATCGATAGCATCCTGGGCAACAAACCCTACAGCAAGAAGGACTACAGATCCTAA
- the KCNAB2 gene encoding voltage-gated potassium channel subunit beta-2 isoform X5, which translates to MYPESTTDSPARLSLRQTGSPGMIYRNLGKSGLRVSCLGLGTWVTFGGQITDEMAEQLMTLAYDNGINLFDTAEVYAAGKAEVVLGNIIKKKGWRRSSLVITTKIFWGGKAETERGLSRKHIIEGLKASLERLQLEYVDVVFANRPDPNTPMEETVRAMTHVINQGMAMYWGTSRWSSMEIMEAYSVARQFNLIPPICEQAEYHMFQREKVEVQLPELFHKIGVGAMTWSPLACGIVSGKYDGGIPPYSRASLKGYQWLKDKILSEEGRRQQAKLKELQAIAERLGCTLPQLAIAWCLRNEGVSSVLLGASNADQLMENIGAIQVLPKLSSSIVHEIDSILGNKPYSKKDYRS; encoded by the exons ATGTATCCCGAATCCACCACTGACTCCCCGGCGCGACTCTCGCTGCGGCAGACGGGCTCCCCAGGGATGATTTACAG GAACCTCGGGAAGTCTGGGCTGCGCGTGTCCTGCCTGGGCCTGG GGACATGGGTGACTTTCGGAGGGCAAATCACAGACGAG ATGGCGGAGCAGCTGATGACTTTAGCCTACGACAATGGCATTAATCTCTTCGACACGGCAGAAGTCTACGCCGCCGGCAA GGCCGAGGTCGTGCTGGGGAACATCATCAAGAAGAAAGGGTGGAG acGGTCCAGCCTGGTCATCACCACCAAAATCTTCTGGGGAGGAAA gGCCGAGACGGAGAGGGGCCTGTCCCGAAAGCACATCATAGAAG GTCTGAAGGCGTCGCTGGAGCGGCTGCAGCTGGAGTACGTGGACGTGGTGTTCGCCAACCGGCCCGACCCCAACACACCGATGGAAG AGACGGTGCGAGCCATGACCCACGTCATCAACCAGGGGATGGCCATGTACTGGGGGACCTCGCGCTGGAGCTCCATGGAGATTATG GAGGCGTACTCGGTGGCCCGGCAGTTCAACCTGATCCCGCCAATCTGCGAGCAGGCTGAGTACCACATGTTCCAGCGGGAGAAGGTGGAGGTGCAGCTTCCCGAGCTCTTCCACAAGATAG GCGTCGGAGCCATGACCTGGTCCCCGCTGGCCTGCGGCATCGTCTCGGGGAAGTACGACGGGGGGATCCCCCCCTACTCCCGCGCCTCACTGAAG GGATACCAGTGGCTGAAGGACAAGATCCTGAGCGAGGAGGGCCGGCGGCAGCAGGCGAAGCTGAAGGAGCTGCAGGCCATCGCCGAGCGCCTGGGCTGCACCCTGCCGCAGCTCGCCATCG CCTGGTGCCTGCGCAACGAGGGCGTCAGCTCCGTCTTGCTGGGTGCCTCCAACGCCGACCAGCTGATGGAGAACATAGGAGCAATACAG GTCCTTCCGAAGCTGTCGTCTTCCATCGTCCACGAGATCGATAGCATCCTGGGCAACAAACCCTACAGCAAGAAGGACTACAGATCCTAA